One part of the Tachyglossus aculeatus isolate mTacAcu1 chromosome 26, mTacAcu1.pri, whole genome shotgun sequence genome encodes these proteins:
- the FXYD1 gene encoding phospholemman: MSAPSAGEGRGRWDPRGFNRRLCLETHAAPPDLRTRPAPPIGDRAWNNGCSEGPARAAGEAGAVRGAGGGADGGSQSEPDPRAHGRTPGGSQSAEIDMEPWTLALLLGALLIHGLAYAASGNPQEQAGPFPEDRDPFHYDYQSLRIGGLVIAGILFILGILIILSRRCRCKFNQQQRTGEPDEEEGAFRSSIRRLSSRRR; encoded by the exons ATGTCCGCCCCCTctgcgggggagggaagggggcgctGGGACCCCCGGGGATTCAACCGCAGGTTGTGCCTTGAGACCCACGCT GCTCCCCCGGatctccggacccgccccgcccctcccatcGGGGACCGAGCCTGGAACAACGGGTGCAGCGAAG GACCGGCCCGGGCcgcgggggaggcgggggcggtgcggggggcggggggcggggcggacgGGGGGTCTCAGAGCGAACCGGACCCCCGAGCTCACGGCAGAACCCCAGGCGGCTCCCAGTCAGCGGAGATC GACATGGAGCCTTGGACCCTGGCCCTGCTTCTTGGGGCCCTGCTGATCCACGGCCTGGCCTACGCCGCCAGCGGCA acCCCCAAGAACAAGCTGGGCCTTTTCCAGAGGATCGAGACCCCTTCCACTATG ATTACCAGTCTCTGAGGATTGGGGGGCTGGTCATCGCAGGGATCCTCTTCATCTTGGGAATTCTCATCATCCTCA GCCGGAGATGTCGCTGCAAATTCAATCAGCAACAGAG gACGGGGGAACccgatgaagaggaaggggcctTCCGCAGTTCCATCCGCC gcctgtccagCCGGAGGAGATAG
- the FXYD7 gene encoding FXYD domain-containing ion transport regulator 7 isoform X2 has translation MEVTTKPPFKDRPDRFEYDYDTVRTVGLTLATIMFVVGIIIILTPSAPILDPCPAAFPPFSLTPTSPDPDQARR, from the exons ATGGAGGTCACCACAAAGC CCCCGTTCAAGGACCGTCCGGACCGCTTTGAATATG ACTACGACACGGTCCGCACCGTCGGCCTCACCCTGGCCACGATCATGTTCGTGGTGGGAATTATCATTATCCTCA CCCCGTCTGCCCCCATCCTAGACCCCTGCCCGgctgcttttcctcccttctctctgactCCCACCTCTCCCGACCCCGACCAGGCAAGAAGGTGA
- the FXYD7 gene encoding FXYD domain-containing ion transport regulator 7 isoform X1, which yields MRTHTRSYRHTQKSYRCSGAVTSAISRPPTLARLTLQLLAKASGQRGRGRRPPKGVVDRATRPRSRTVRTALNMTTTRSAPSASPWPRSCSWWELSLSSPRLPPS from the exons atgcgcacacacacccGATCATACCGCCACACACAAAAATCATACAGGTGCTCGGGCGCTGTCACCAGCGCTATCTCCAGACCACCCACCCTCGCCAGGCTGACCCTCCAACTCCTCGCTAAGGCCTCTGGGCAACGCGGACGGGGCCGGAGACCCCCGAAGGGGGTGGTGGACAGGGCAACGCGG CCCCGTTCAAGGACCGTCCGGACCGCTTTGAATATG ACTACGACACGGTCCGCACCGTCGGCCTCACCCTGGCCACGATCATGTTCGTGGTGGGAATTATCATTATCCTCA CCCCGTCTGCCCCCATCCTAG
- the FXYD5 gene encoding FXYD domain-containing ion transport regulator 5, whose translation MAPPQRLIPLHLLLLLLCLGSGLALSTPAPDLKYDTTQAPTAKATTWAGQGPVTFTPSLAGTDTDTDDPFHYDVQTLRMWGLVAAAVLFITGILILTSDRCPRGSLCRRQHQSAYRVAHE comes from the exons ATGGCCCCGCCGCAGCGGCTCATCCcactccacctgctcctcctgctcctgtgcCTGGGGTCGGGCCTGGCCCTCTCCACACCCGCTCCGG aTCTTAAGTATGACACGACTCAAGCCCCAACCGCAAAGGCCACAACATGGGCAGGGCAAGGCCCCGTAACATTCACCCCCTCTCTCGCGGGCACCGACACTGACACAGATGACCCTTTCCACTACG ATGTGCAGACGCTCAGGATGTGGGGGCTGGTGGCCGCAGCGGTGCTGTTCATCACAGGAATCCTCATCCTCACCA GTGATCGCTGCCCGAGGGGGTCCCTGTGCCGCCGACAGCATCAAAG TGCCTACAGAGTCGCCCATGAGTGA
- the FAM187B gene encoding protein FAM187B has product MDATAPLLLLPLVWGSHGSWSSPCPGNGEPCRLAFVSHNPAALPCAAPGAAWAFLPLGPGPRTPWGLLPPGASVAASGALHLDRPPPNASGLYRCRDQDGHTRALYEVDFQPAEALRLSHAGLGQRALGPEPGVAGSRGGAALLTRWGPWQPCGLCGAPAERKRLGLCFALLPLGGPQPCGLAKLPGPGRGPELRIETCWEPCDAAGPGPTVGPLLVSGRYEVPEGGGAIWLTCPSGSIYRPVAWLGESRALTWLEQLRPNASDPLGPVLEPATGGSRIRVSSPGLYRCFVDQRLVGRFVLARPGPPPPDPPELRRAQAAVQALLAASGAALLALLALSAGAACGGGGGPHRK; this is encoded by the exons ATGGATGCCACCGCcccgctcctcctgctccccctggtTTGGGGGTCCCACGGGTCCTGGTCCTCCCCATGCCCCGGCAACGGGGAGCCCTGCCGCCTGGCCTTCGTGTCGCACAACCCCGCCGCGCTCCCGTGCGCCGCCCCCGGGGCCGCCTGGGCCTTCCTTCCCCTGGGCCCGGGCCCCCGGACGCCGTGGGGCCTCCTCCCGCCCGGGGCCTCCGTGGCGGCGTCCGGCGCCCTCCACCTTGACCGGCCCCCACCCAACGCGTCTGGCCTCTACCGCTGCCGGGACCAGGACGGCCACACGCGCGCACTCTACGAGGTGGACTTCCAGCCGGCCGAGGCCCTGCGGCTCAGCCACGCAGGGCTGGGCCAGCGGGCCCTGGGCCCTGAGCCGGGGGTGGCGGGGTCTCGGGGCGGGGCGGCACTGCTGACGCGCTGGGGGCCGTGGCAGCCGTGCGGCCTGTGCGGGGCCCCGGCCGAGCGGAAGCGGCTGGGCCTCTGCTTTGCGCTGTTGCCCCTTGGCGGCCCACAGCCGTGTGGCCTGGCCAAgctgccggggccgggccgggggcccgaGCTCAGGATCGAGACCTGCTGGGAGCCCTGCGACGCGGCCGGGCCCGGACCCACCGTCGGACCCCTCCTGGTCTCCGGCCGCTACGAGGTCCCCGAGGGCGGCGGCGCCATCTGGCTGACCTGCCCCTCGGGCTCCATTTACAG GCCCGTGGCCTGGCTGGGCGAGTCCCGAGCCCTGACGTGGCTGGAACAGCTGCGGCCCAACGCGTCGGACCCGCTGGGCCCCGTCCTGGAGCCGGCCACGGGCGGCAGCCGTATCCGCGTCTCCTCCCCCGGCCTCTACCGCTGCTTCGTGGACCAGAGGCTGGTGGGACGCTTCGTGCTGGCGCGGCCCGGGCCCCCGCCGCCGGACCCGCCCGAGCTGCGCCGGGCGCAGGCCGCGGTACAGGCTCTGCTGGCGGCCAGCGGGGCGGCCCTGCTCGCCCTCCTAGCCCTCAGTGCGGGGGCCGcctgcgggggcggcgggggcccccACAGGAAATAA